AGAGGGTTTTTTTCTGTCCAATTTTTATCTTCTCCTCGCTCTCCATAACCATAGATAGAAATATTTGCATTTGGTACTAATTCTTTATTTAAAGTATAAGTCCCTGCTTTTAACTGAATTGCCTGATTATCATCTAAGCTAAAAATAGTGCATCCATAGTCTGATTTACGTGTAGCTGCCACTTTAATTGCTTCACGTAATGAACACGCATTTGGATTTTCACCATCTTCGTCAGCAAAAGTTGTAACCTCAATCCGTTTATTTGTGCTATCAGCAAACAATGGCATGGTCGCAAGTATAGATAACGCCAATAATGCTTTTTTATAATTTTTCATAGTCTTCATCCTTGATTATGACTTAAAGCGACGTAACGCAACCAACCCTAGTAAACTTAAAATAAAACCAGCCCCTATACTTCCTCCCCCACCAGAGCTGACAGATTTATCTTCAATTCCAGACAAAGGTTCCTGTACAATTCTTGTAGGAATAGTAATGTATTGGAACTCGACTCCTTCATTAAATCTTGAAATACTTGTAACTACCTGAATACTAAAAATATCTGCACCATGCCAATTACCATTTGGTGTATAAATTACATTTCCATTCTGATCTATAGTTACGGTACCTTTCGAAACAGGTGTATCAGTACTTTGTTTTATTTTCAAACAGCCAGGTTGCCATTCTTTACCATCAGGACGTTCACCGAATAAACGCTTACACGTGGCAGGTGTAACCAAGTCTGCTTCACTTAATGAGCCTAAAATACTAAACTTTGCAACCTGCCCATATCTAATATCCTGACCAACTGAAGAGATCTCACTATTTAGGATATATTCAATTGCGCCTAAATCACATAACTCATCATAACCAGTACGTCTTTTTCCACGCTGATCTAAAGTTTCACAACTTGCCAAGCCTACAGAAGTACCATCACTGTACAAACGGCCTTTATTAATAATAAGTGAATCAGCTAAAGTATTATAACTTTCAAGTAACCGTGGCTTAAAAAAGCCCAAGAAACTATCCTTTGGCGTATTAAAAGGACATAACAACCCATCCTTTGAAGCTACATCACAAACTCCCTCATCTGTACTACCAGCAATTAATTTCTGATTGGCAGGATAAAGAATATTTGGAACTTTTACTGAAGCGTTACGATTACATTCTGTAGTCACTAAATTACTTTGGATAATTGCTTTATCAGTTGAATTAGCCTGACAATTAATTGTATTTCCAACTAATATACTATTTGAAATTGAAGCATTGCCTTGTGGAGCTTCAAGGAATAATCCTTTGTCATTTTTAATCATCGTAATATTATTAACAAACATCCCATCTCGAACATTCGTAATAAAACCACCTTTATTATGAAAGACCGTACTATTGCTTAATCCTATAGCACGTTGAACTACATATTCTCCAGTACTTTCATCATCAAATGAATCTTGACTGAAGAAGAGTGAACCACTTGTATTACTAACTTCATTATCACGAATTACCGATTGAGTAATTAGAAATAAGGGTTGCTCACTATAGATTACCCCACCTTGGGCTGCTTTATTATTCTGGATAAGGCTATTTACAATATAAACAAAACCAAAGGTTCTATCACTTTTTGAGGCAAACCCTTGATTGTAAATCACTCCACCTTGATTCGCATATCCACCTGTTAAACGAGAGTTTTGAATAGTCAATTTTTCATGGTTTAAAATTAAACCACCTGTTAACACTTTAGAGTTTGCACCTGCCCCTTGTAAGTTAAGATCACTCAACAAAACCGAAAATGATGCTTTTTCAACACTCTCATCATCAATTTTAAATAGCTGATCTGTACCTGCCATTTTGATAGTTGCATTATGAGAACCGGGCTGATCAGTATCAACTAATGTAGAATCATTTTTTGCTGTACTAATTGTAAGGGGTGCTGTAATCGTTATTCTGCTATTTAACGTATATTCTTTATCGCGCTGTAAAATAATATTTGATGAAGCGTCCTTATTTCCGCAGCCATGATACCCATCTTTTACTGAGGCAACCACGGTAGAATCACTTGAATTACGCTTATTTATTAGTTCTACAGCCTCACGTAATGAGCATACTGTATTATCGACATCTTCATCAATTGTAGTTGTGACTTCAATATCAGCAGAATAAGCATGCCCAGCAGCAGCCAATAATGCAAAAGCAATGCTCCGTTTGAGCATACCCTTCTCCTTACCTATTTTTTTCATTTTTCTTTGTCAATATTGCAAAGTTTCCACTTTTGCAAACGCATCCTTTGTGCGTACTTTGTCACAGGAATCAGAATTTCTCAAGATGTTTTGATCGGTCTATAGCGTCATTTTCGATAGGGAACTTTCTAAATATTTGTACAATTAAAGATCTATTGATATATGAAAATTTTACTTATAAAAATTTAAAAGTATTTTTCAAGGTTAAAAGAATAAATAGCTCATGATTTTTATAGTAAGGAAAGTTTACTTAGGCTAATAAATTAAAAGTCCAGAAGCTAGAAAATTATTATTGTTGATATTCATCAATTAAAGCATAGATTTGTCTTAACGTTGCATTTGAAAGTTTAGTCTTCTCACCTTTAAGGAGTTTTTCTAATTGTGCTACGGTTTGCAATAGAATAGAAGCTTGATGAGGCCCATGTAAAAGTAAATAGTCTACAATCTGCTGATCAAAATGGATCCCACGTCTAGCCATTACAGAAGTGACTAAAGCATAGCGGTCAGCATATAAACTTCCGCTCGGCACTTTTACACTCACTGCTTGTGTAAGTCGCGATTGTAAATCTGGTAACTCTAGTTTTAATTCAATCGGTGCAACACGTGAAGAGAAAACAAGTTGTCCTTCATGGTTATTCATTAAATGAAAAACAGCTTTTTGCCAGTGAGGCACCCCACTAATTGACTCAATATCATCTAAAGCCACCAGATCATAGTGCTCTAAGCAAGTAATTGCCTCAATTGGAGCATCGAGAAGTTCAAGCAAAGAAACTTTAATTGCAGATTTACCGACCTCTAAATAAGAATCACAAATCGCTGAAA
The window above is part of the Acinetobacter baumannii genome. Proteins encoded here:
- the hda gene encoding DnaA regulatory inactivator Hda, with amino-acid sequence MRQLQLDIEPQLDARISDFSGPGWGHVVDAVRQLHAGLVNRFYIYGGAGTGKSHLLSAICDSYLEVGKSAIKVSLLELLDAPIEAITCLEHYDLVALDDIESISGVPHWQKAVFHLMNNHEGQLVFSSRVAPIELKLELPDLQSRLTQAVSVKVPSGSLYADRYALVTSVMARRGIHFDQQIVDYLLLHGPHQASILLQTVAQLEKLLKGEKTKLSNATLRQIYALIDEYQQ
- the rbtA gene encoding rhombotarget A gives rise to the protein MLKRSIAFALLAAAGHAYSADIEVTTTIDEDVDNTVCSLREAVELINKRNSSDSTVVASVKDGYHGCGNKDASSNIILQRDKEYTLNSRITITAPLTISTAKNDSTLVDTDQPGSHNATIKMAGTDQLFKIDDESVEKASFSVLLSDLNLQGAGANSKVLTGGLILNHEKLTIQNSRLTGGYANQGGVIYNQGFASKSDRTFGFVYIVNSLIQNNKAAQGGVIYSEQPLFLITQSVIRDNEVSNTSGSLFFSQDSFDDESTGEYVVQRAIGLSNSTVFHNKGGFITNVRDGMFVNNITMIKNDKGLFLEAPQGNASISNSILVGNTINCQANSTDKAIIQSNLVTTECNRNASVKVPNILYPANQKLIAGSTDEGVCDVASKDGLLCPFNTPKDSFLGFFKPRLLESYNTLADSLIINKGRLYSDGTSVGLASCETLDQRGKRRTGYDELCDLGAIEYILNSEISSVGQDIRYGQVAKFSILGSLSEADLVTPATCKRLFGERPDGKEWQPGCLKIKQSTDTPVSKGTVTIDQNGNVIYTPNGNWHGADIFSIQVVTSISRFNEGVEFQYITIPTRIVQEPLSGIEDKSVSSGGGGSIGAGFILSLLGLVALRRFKS